A window of the Harmonia axyridis chromosome 5, icHarAxyr1.1, whole genome shotgun sequence genome harbors these coding sequences:
- the LOC123680465 gene encoding uncharacterized protein LOC123680465 gives MYEGKDYDIIKTIFEHLNADLNVIDIDDTIPDPTENPWFSSLDMENKSEVQRGILKTWNITMLTKSQRVLENDGVVEVTYPHTDNAVTLLLPKRRQITKPEEVYEYVTQPIWYLHFTMLAVSSVLAIVLRKYFGMNNIFGTARHLFRIMYTCSTSGFIGNNLEEILLFAWLIWCFLISIMAQAKITSMLSTDLYESELDSIDDVYRRGKLDFIIFGLNSYVEEIAEKYEGSKYMGIIQDMVKVPMDENLGEIMLLEMPKPTTFKMAIILEHDIAKFYSRHMKNRQDGGWGKTIFAYDETQPHALLSSFSCDCRISTTSYYK, from the exons ATGTATGAAGGAAAAGACTACGATATCATAAAAACAATCTTTGAACACCTGAACGCTGATTTAAATGTGATAGACATAGATGATACGATCCCTGATCCCACAGAAAACCCTTGGTTTTCAAGTTTGGATATGGAGAATAAATCTGAGGTTCAAAGAGGTATATTGAAAACGTGGAATATAACCATGCTGACAAAATCCCAAAGAGTACTGGAAAATGATGGCGTTGTTGAGGTAACTTATCCACATACTGATAACGCGGTAACTCTTCTTCTTCCTAAACGTAGGCAGATCACAAAACCCGAAGAAGTCTATGAATATGTCACTCAGCCAATCTGGTACTTACATTTCACAATGCTAGCTG TTTCATCTGTTCTTGCCATAgtccttcgaaaatattttggcatgAATAATATTTTCGGTACTGCAAGGCATCTTTTTCGAATAATGTATACTTGCTCCACCTCCGGCTTCATTGGAAATAATCTGGAAGAAATTCTGTTGTTCGCTTGGTTAATATGGTGTTTCTTGATATCCATAATGGCCCAAGCAAAAATTACTAGCATGCTTTCCACCGATTTATATGAGAGTGAATTGGACTCAATCGATGATGTTTATAGAAGAGGAAAACTTGATTTTATCATATTTGGATTGAATTCTTACGTTGAAGAGATTGCAGAGAAGTATGAAGGATCCAAATATATGGGAATTATTCAAG aTATGGTGAAAGTACCGATGGATGAGAACCTAGGAGAGATAATGTTATTGGAGATGCCAAAGCCAACAACTTTCAAAATGGCCATTATACTTGAACATGATATAGCCAAGTTCTATTCCAGACACATGAAAAATAGGCAGGATGGTGG GTGGGGGAAGACCATATTTGCATATGATGAAACACAGCCTCATGCCCTGCTTTCAAGTTTTTCATGTGACTGCCGGATCTCCACTACTTCCTATTATAAATAG